The region TGCCGCTCACGACAATGCACCCATTTCCTCCTGCAtgccacatggtgctataatggtggcgtttttggtgcaatttgcagttCACAGTCTCTCAGCAAATCAGTCTCTAAGGCGCACAAGACCCGATTctcagggtcggtccatcctgtttgtgacgccaaaatggaaCGCCCCCTAGGGCCTTGGGGCATTCAGTACCGGTGTAACATGCCAGATTAACCccctgcccagaatatacccggggttaaagattataccccgggtatattctggcctagcccaaactataccccgtggtataaattggactagtccagtttatacccctctgggccagattataccccgggtatattctggtctagcccaaactataccccggggtacaaattggactagtccagtttatacccctccaggtcagaatataccccagctactgtagatcagatttttcaggcttttgagaaccattgagtgacattcgacggggccccaggcagcacacaggggccccaggcagcacacaggggccccaggcagcacacaggggccccaggaagcgcatggggtcccaggcagagcacaggggccacaggcagcgcatAGGGCCCCAAGCAGCgcccaggagccccaggcagcgcacatgaccccaggcagcccacaggggcctcagactgcccacagggccccatgcagcccacagagccccatgcagcccacagggctccaggcatcgcacggggccccaggcagcaaacaggggccaATTCAACAATAATGTCCAAATATATAATATGGCACTTCTTAGCATAGAGAACAACGATTAGGAGGTTCAGTGGAATCAACACCTAGCTCCAATGAAGAGATCCACACAAAGCCAAATAAAATCAATTATTTATTTAGCCAAATTTATAAAACCATAACAAAGAGACATACATTACAAAGAAATACCCAAGGGGCCGGAAAAATACCCTTGATATACATGTATACCATCAGAAAAAAGAACTAAAACAGCCCTTATGAATTAAAGCCTTGTGGAACCTATATtgaacacagtatatagcacaatccacccaATGAATGTCTACTAGCAATATATAGTAATAGGTACCAAACAAAGGAATCCGCACTATATTGTCTAAAGTAGATAGATATAAGGTTTAAGAAATATAGATAATCTCACCGCTAAAGCACGTATATTCTGTGGTATCAGGTGATCAGGTGATCCGGCGTtcccctgtcgccccgacgcgcgtttcgcccgtagcttcttccgggggcgtgcccaaGGGATGAAGGTGCGGTTTTTTAAATAAATGGGAACCAATGGACATGGATCTACTATACAGGATGTGACGTTAGTGCCTCCTAAGTGGACAGACCGTATCCAGGTTACCAAGCAACATTGCCCGATAAACCGGAAATAGCTAGTGTGACTCGCAAGTGAGGCGTATATGAAATATCCATTCTATGCTTTGAAATTATTACAGGCACCAGGTGTAGAATACACGGCGCATGCGATCATCGGAATCCTCCTTAATAAGGTATTTCTCTGGTAACGCTCCCTGCACCAGGCACCAAAATTGGCGCCGGCGCAGTCAGGAGCGTCCCTGGAAATGCAAGGTTTTCCCGACGATTCACACATGCGCACCTTCTCACCGGTGTCAGGGGAAAATAGTAGGAAAACTATTTCTAAGTGCATGGCTATAAACAGTGAGTATAAAATATAAACGGACAGAATATGTCTTAAGTGCTGCGTGACTAAAATGCCTGAAAAGAatttaatattttatatttatttttgcatgAATGCACAATAACCAAATAAATAGCGTGTATACCATCTCAATGGAGCCAGATAGACATCAATCATTAATAGACTATCTGGGGACCAAGATATATCCAAAGTGCTAAGTGACTAAAGTGCCAAGTGCAAAGATATGAGTGCTTTTAAAGAACCCATAAAATTTGGCATATACAACGTTTTTATGTTATATTACTGTGAACTGAATAAATattataaataaagagcaataaatCAACAGTGCTCCAAAGTGAGAATGTGATTACTATATTGTGCACAGAATAAATAATTCAACCATATCCCCATAAGCAACCACCAATGGAAACCAATACTATCCAAAGGATTAAATACAATAAGATATAAATCCCAAGGCATAtttgaatataaataaaattatctgCAAACAAAATATTTAAATCCCTCACTAATGCCCGTCACATGAGCGTCACTATCACCCACAATAACATAATAAATACTATATGAATACCATGTATTAGAGAATATGAGTCCCCAGTACTACAGTCCATACATAAACACAGACACAAGAACATCTTGAGATGGTTTAACTAAGGAGGCCACGTTGAATTCATGCATATCCATTGAAGATCTTTGACCCAAGCATATAAATTCATGGAATTCCACATAAGTTCTTTTATTCAGACCGAAAAATGTCCCGAGGAATATTCCAAAGAAGAGGGCCCACAGGATATCTTGCACATCCATGGCTTCCATTCAACCGCCACAAAACTGACACAAAGTCGAATCTTAGAAAAGaagtataataataaaaattattagtACACACAAGATACACAACcatgttaaaaacaataaaaccCATCCCTAAAAAAGATACTTCAAAAAATTGGTATAAGGCATAGCATATCTACAGAAAAGCCGCAAATCCCAAACTTTCATTAAGGCCTCTAGGGCTCATGGTGTCCAAAAGGTAGATCCACCTGCTCTCTACTCTAGCTAAAGCTCTAGATAGATCCCCACCCCGCAATCCTAGTACAACCTGATCAATTGCTTTGATTATCAAACCTCTTGCGCTACATCCATGGTGATATTTAAAATGCCTGGGGAGACTTTTAAGTAACAAATCTTCATCATTGGGCTTAACCTTCTCAATATCTCTAATGTGCTCACGTGTTCTTACCTTCAATTCCCTAGTGGTCAAGCCAACATAGACCTTCCCACAGGGACACGTGGCGTGGTAGATCACCCCGACCGATGTACACGTAAGGTGTTTTCGAATGTTGTAGCTGCGAGATCCATTCCAATTAGTAAAGGTGGTGGATTTGGTATGGTTGAGGCACCCTTTACAAAGGCCACAGGGAAAGAAACCTGGCAATCCTTTCTGGTTAACTTGATTGTTTACAGACCTCGTGGATTCataatgactgtggaccaaaagatCCTTTAAATTAGCCGATCTTCTGGCTACAATCGATGGTTGGGTAGGTAATATATTGCGTAGCACTGGATCAACCAATAACACCTCCCAATGTTTGTGGATAATGTCCTTCAGACTTTTCCATTCTTTATTGAATGTAGAAATGAAACGTACCTGATTATCATTAGTCCTTTCTCCAGGTATGGAAGTACGATATAAGAGTTGGTCTCTTGTTAACTTTACTGCCCTTTGATAGCCTCTCTTGATTATCCTTTTGCTGTAGCCTCTGTCAAGGAATCTGCTTGTGAGGTCAATAGCTTGCTTATTAAAATTTTCCTCATTTGAGCAGATTCGTTTGGCTCTAAGAAACTGGCCAATCGGTATTCCCCGGATAGTAGATGAAGGATGAGATGAATCTGCGGATAGAAATGAATTAGTGGACGTAGGTTTTCTAAATATGTCTGTATTGATTCGTCCATCCACATCGACATACATCTGAATATCCAAAAAATCCATTTCTCTTCCTGATTTAAAGGTCAATTTTATATTCAAATTGTTATCATTTAATGATCTCATCAGTGTATTCAGTTCTTCCGGGGTACCCTCCCATATGAAGAGgacatcatcaatgtacctcatCCAGTTGTGAACATTAATCATTCCCTGGATGAGGTCACTGTGAAAGATGTCCATCTCCCAGGCacccaaaaacaaatttgcataagaTGGGGCGCATGAagcccccattgcagtgccctgcaaTTGCAGGTACACTTGGGTGTTAAAAATGAAAGCGTTATGGGTTAACAAGAATTCCAAGAAAACCAAAATAAGTTCTACCAAGGGGGCCTCCAGAGAACTTGAAGAAAGAAATCGTTGAACTGCCTTAATCCCGTCCTGATGACGAATGGACGTATATAAAGATTCCACGTCAGCCGTGACAATAGTCATATTCTCATTAAGGTATAGCTGATCTAATCTTTGTAAAGCTGATGTAGTATCCTTGATATAGGAAGGTAGGTTTGCGACTAGTGGTTTTAAAAAATAGTCCACAATGTTTGCAATCAGTTCACAAGGTCCATCATTACCTGAGACTATCGGGCGACCGGGTGGATCCAAGGCGTTCTTGTGGAGCTTCGggatcaggtaaaaagtagggagtTTAGGTTGGTTCCGCCGTACCGTATCCAACAATTTTTTGGAAACTATTCCTTGTGTGAAGGCTTTATCAATGATGTCCAGAAGAAGTGTCTGAAAAGAAGACAAGGGATTGAAGGTAAGGCGTTTATAACAAGCTGTCTCGTTAAGTAGTTTATACGCTTGTCTTTCGTACTGGTCCTTAGGCCAGATGACCAAATTGCCGCCTTTATCGGCCGGTTTGAACACAACATCCGGCCAATTTTGAAGTTCTTGTATGGCCTGTCGTTCCGCCTTAGTTACATTTCCAGCACTTTTTTGAGTTCTGGCTAAGTTTTCAATATCACTTGATACTAATCTCGTAAATATATCGACCGCCGGACAAGTGCTAAGAGAAGGGAATTTTTTTGATTTTGAAAAAAATCTTTGAGGAATAGTACTCACCTCTGTCGTGTTATTCTCTTCCTCCAATGCAATCAAATTATCCAGGGTTTCTCTGTCCTCTGGGCTAAGAAGGGAGCCAGGATCAGGATTTTTATGATGAAGTTTTTTGAGTATCAATTTTCTGGCAAATAAATGAACGTCTTTCACAGATGTAAACGCATCTAGGTGGTGTGAGGGGGAAAAAGTTAGACCTTTCTGTAACACTTTTGTTTGAACAGAGGTAAGAGTGTGACTAGAAAGGTTTACTACCTGATATTGATTATTCTTCTTTTTGCCCTTTTGTGCCTTATTAAACATCTCAGGAAATTTCTTCCTCCCATTACCACTTCTAAGGTGAAAATCCCGGGTGGACTCAACATCACTAGTAGAGGTATTACTTTCCACCCCCGATGCACTCGATATTTCTGAATTCCTTCTAGATTTTGAATTGACCTGCCGAATGCCGATCCATTGTCCTTTGTTGCCATCTGAATACTTTATCCGCATCATAGTCACCAACATCACGTTGAAATTTCTTCAACTTATCCTGACTGACTCGTTCTTCTAATACATTAACCTCAATTTCCAGATCTTTAGACCATTTAGCAAGTTGCTCTTTAGGCATATCCATGGACAATCTCTTATAGGTCTCTTCCAGCTCCCTATCCACTTCAGACAATGACAGTGTATTCTTAGCAATTAAtatgtccataaattcaaatgaacATTTAGAAGCTACTGAAATCCACCTTTTTGTTAATTCCAGCTCCCCCAAGTCATACGTGGGATAAAGCTGAATCCTAAGACCTCTAGGAATGATTTTCTTATCCACATAATTTTCCAATGACGAACGGTTCCACCATAGTCTCGTTTTTCGTTGTAACGCATTTCTATATTTATGCATAAGATCCTTAATCTCAAATGAAGTATCTTGCG is a window of Ranitomeya variabilis isolate aRanVar5 chromosome 2, aRanVar5.hap1, whole genome shotgun sequence DNA encoding:
- the LOC143804003 gene encoding uncharacterized protein LOC143804003, producing MDIFSKNTPAISQDTSFEIKDLMHKYRNALQRKTRLWWNRSSLENYVDKKIIPRGLRIQLYPTYDLGELELTKRWISVASKCSFEFMDILIAKNTLSLSEVDRELEETYKRLSMDMPKEQLAKWSKDLEIEVNVLEERVSQDKLKKFQRDVGDYDADKVFRCPEDRETLDNLIALEEENNTTETLLLDIIDKAFTQGIVSKKLLDTVRRNQPKLPTFYLIPKLHKNALDPPGRPIVSDSSHPSSTIRGIPIGQFLRAKRICSNEENFNKQAIDLTSRFLDRGYSKRIIKRGYQRAVKLTRDQLLYRTSIPGERTNDNQIRLCVSFVAVEWKPWMCKISCGPSSLEYSSGHFSV